From a region of the Panicum virgatum strain AP13 chromosome 2K, P.virgatum_v5, whole genome shotgun sequence genome:
- the LOC120695334 gene encoding probable inactive receptor kinase RLK902: protein MRQVPGARGVSLFLFLATLWWCSLVPRAAPDLAADREALLAFRDAVGPHLPWDASAASPCGWLGVLCDRTGARVVQLRLPGANLAGAVPLGTLGNLTALWTLSLRANALSGGIPADIGACAELRYLYLHGNRLEGEIPEGFFGLRLLQRLDLSDNLISGGVSPEFNKLRRLAALYLQNNRLNGTLPADLDLPNLRVLNLSNNGLSAII, encoded by the coding sequence ATGCGGCAGGTGCCCGGCGCCCGCGGGgtctccctcttcctcttcctcgcgACGCTGTGGTGGTGCTCGCTCGTCCCTCGCGCCGCGCCGGACCTCGCCGCGGACCGCGAGGCCCTGCTCGCGTTCCGGGACGCGGTGGGGCCGCATCTCCCGTGGGACGCGTCCGCGGCGTCCCCGTGCGGGTGGCTCGGCGTCCTGTGTGACCGCACGGGCGCGCGCGTCGTCCAGCTGAGGCTCCCCGGGGCCAACCTCGCCGGAGCGGTGCCGCTGGGGACGCTCGGGAACCTGACGGCGCTGTGGACGCTGTCGCTCCGCGCCAACGCGCTGTCCGGCGGGATCCCCGCCGACATCGGGGCCTGCGCGGAGCTCAGGTACCTCTACCTCCATGGCAACCGGCTCGAGGGCGAGATACCGGAGGGGTTCTTCGGGCTACGCTTGCTGCAGCGGCTCGACCTCTCCGACAACCTGATATCCGGCGGGGTCTCGCCGGAGTTCAACAAGCTCCGGAGGCTCGCTGCTCTTTATTTGCAGAACAACAGACTGAACGGCACACTACCGGCGGACCTTGACCTCCCGAACCTTCGGGTGCTCAACCTGTCCAACAACGGCCTGTCAGCGATAATCTAG